One part of the Streptomyces sp. AM 2-1-1 genome encodes these proteins:
- a CDS encoding biotin carboxylase N-terminal domain-containing protein has translation MFSTVLVANRGEIAVRVIRTLRALGVRSVAVFSDADADARHVREADTAVRIGPAPAAQSYLSVPALLEAARRTGAEAVHPGYGFLAENAAFARACAEAGLVFVGPGAEAIALMGDKIRAKETVAAAGVPVVPGSFGSGLTDGQLADAARRIGMPVLLKPSAGGGGKGMRLVHDEALLAEEIAGARREATASFGDDTLLVERWIERPRHIEIQVLADTHGNVVHLGERECSLQRRHQKVVEEAPSVLLDARTRAAMGEAAVRAARSCGYVGAGTVEFIVPGGDPSAYCFMEMNTRLQVEHPVTELITGLDLVEWQLRVASGERLPHSQDDITLTGHAVEARVCAEDPARGFLPSGGTVLSLDEPQGGGVRTDSGLSEGTEVGSLYDPMLSKVIAYGPDRATALRRLRAALADTVILGVPTNAGFLRRLLAHPSVVAGELDTGLVEREAAGLLPDGVPDEVYAAAAAVRRDALAPVPDASGWTDPFSVPNGWRTGGSPAPLAFPLRVAGEEPVVRPAPEGAVVGPDRVTVELDGVVHHFRRAGQWLGRDGDTWHVRDHDPVEASLGGAARSGADTLAAPMPGTVTVVKVAAGDTVAAGQALLVVEAMKMEHVIAAPHAGTVTELDVSPGTTVAMDQVLAVVAPVAGSAAAPEGERS, from the coding sequence ATGTTCAGCACGGTATTGGTCGCCAACAGGGGCGAGATCGCGGTCCGGGTCATCCGGACGCTGCGCGCGCTCGGTGTCCGGTCGGTCGCCGTCTTCAGCGACGCGGACGCGGACGCGCGGCACGTCCGGGAGGCGGACACGGCGGTACGGATCGGCCCGGCGCCCGCCGCGCAGAGCTACCTCAGCGTGCCCGCGCTGCTGGAGGCGGCCCGCCGCACGGGGGCCGAGGCGGTCCACCCGGGTTACGGCTTCCTGGCGGAGAACGCCGCCTTCGCCCGTGCCTGCGCCGAGGCGGGGCTCGTCTTCGTCGGACCGGGCGCCGAGGCGATCGCCCTGATGGGCGACAAGATCCGCGCCAAGGAGACGGTCGCGGCGGCCGGGGTGCCGGTGGTCCCTGGCTCCTTCGGCAGTGGCCTCACCGACGGACAACTCGCCGACGCCGCACGCCGGATCGGCATGCCGGTGCTGCTGAAGCCCTCGGCGGGCGGCGGTGGCAAGGGGATGCGGCTGGTGCACGACGAGGCCCTGCTGGCCGAGGAGATCGCGGGCGCCCGCCGCGAGGCGACGGCCTCCTTCGGCGACGACACCCTGCTGGTCGAGCGGTGGATCGAGCGCCCCCGGCACATCGAGATCCAGGTGCTCGCCGACACCCACGGCAACGTCGTCCACCTCGGCGAACGCGAGTGCTCGCTCCAGCGCCGCCATCAGAAGGTCGTCGAGGAGGCGCCGTCCGTCCTCCTCGACGCGCGGACCCGGGCGGCGATGGGCGAGGCGGCCGTGCGGGCCGCCCGCTCCTGCGGCTACGTCGGTGCGGGGACGGTGGAGTTCATCGTGCCGGGCGGCGACCCGTCCGCGTACTGCTTCATGGAGATGAACACCCGGCTCCAGGTCGAGCACCCGGTCACCGAGCTGATCACCGGGCTCGACCTGGTGGAGTGGCAGTTGCGCGTCGCCTCCGGCGAGCGACTCCCCCACTCCCAGGACGACATCACTCTCACCGGTCACGCCGTGGAGGCCCGGGTCTGCGCCGAGGACCCGGCGCGGGGCTTCCTGCCCTCCGGCGGCACCGTGCTCTCCCTGGACGAACCGCAGGGCGGCGGGGTCCGGACGGACTCGGGGCTGAGCGAGGGCACGGAGGTCGGTTCGCTGTACGACCCGATGCTGTCGAAGGTCATCGCGTACGGCCCCGACCGGGCGACGGCGCTGCGCCGGCTGCGGGCGGCCCTCGCGGACACGGTGATCCTGGGCGTACCGACCAACGCGGGGTTCCTGCGGCGGCTGCTGGCCCATCCGTCGGTGGTGGCGGGCGAGCTCGACACGGGTCTGGTGGAGCGCGAGGCGGCCGGGCTGCTCCCGGACGGGGTGCCGGACGAGGTCTACGCGGCGGCGGCGGCCGTACGGCGCGACGCGCTCGCCCCGGTACCGGACGCGAGCGGCTGGACCGACCCGTTCTCCGTACCGAACGGCTGGCGCACCGGCGGCTCCCCCGCCCCGCTCGCCTTCCCGCTGCGGGTCGCCGGCGAGGAACCGGTGGTGCGGCCCGCGCCCGAGGGCGCGGTGGTGGGACCGGACCGGGTCACCGTCGAACTCGACGGGGTGGTCCACCACTTCCGCCGGGCCGGGCAGTGGCTCGGCCGCGACGGCGACACCTGGCACGTACGGGACCACGACCCGGTGGAGGCGTCCCTCGGCGGGGCCGCCCGCTCGGGGGCGGACACCCTGGCCGCGCCCATGCCCGGCACGGTCACCGTGGTCAAGGTGGCGGCCGGGGACACGGTGGCGGCCGGGCAGGCGCTGCTGGTCGTCGAGGCGATGAAGATGGAGCACGTCATCGCCGCCCCGCACGCCGGGACCGTCACCGAGCTGGACGTCTCGCCCGGCACCACCGTCGCCATGGACCAGGTGCTGGCGGTGGTCGCGCCGGTTGCCGGGTCCGCGGCGGCGCCGGAGGGAGAGCGGTCATGA
- a CDS encoding carboxyl transferase domain-containing protein, protein MQPAPAPQALAPQAPVLLTTADPASEGRRANDAAHRALVGELRTRLASARLGGGEKARARHVARGKLLPRDRVDTLLDPGSPFLELAPLAAEGLYGGAAPAAGVVAGIGRVSGRECVIVANDATVKGGTYYPMTVKKHLRAQEVALENRLPCLYLVDSGGAFLPMQDEVFPDRDHFGRIFFNQARMSAAGIPQIAAVMGSCTAGGAYVPAMSDEAVIVRNQGTIFLGGPPLVKAATGEVVTAEELGGGEVHSRTSGVTDHLAEDDAHALRIVRNIVATLPARAELPWTVRPAEEPAVDPGGLYGAVPVDPRTPYDVREVIARVVDGSRFAEFKAEYGQTLVTGFARVHGHPVGIVANNGILFSESAQKGAHFIEVCDQRGIPLVFLQNISGFMVGKAYEAGGIAKHGAKMVTAVATTRVPKLTVVVGGSYGAGNYSMCGRAYSPRFLWMWPNAKISVMGGEQAASVLATVKRDQLGDAWSAEDEEAFKAPVRAQYEEQGNAYYATARLWDDGVIDPVDTRQVLGLALTACANAPLPRRDPADPGFGVFRM, encoded by the coding sequence ATGCAGCCGGCACCGGCACCACAGGCCCTGGCACCCCAGGCTCCGGTCCTTCTCACCACGGCCGATCCGGCCTCCGAGGGCCGGCGGGCCAACGACGCGGCGCACCGCGCGCTCGTCGGGGAGCTGCGCACGCGGCTCGCCTCGGCCCGGCTCGGCGGGGGCGAGAAGGCGCGCGCCCGCCATGTGGCGCGCGGCAAGCTGCTGCCCCGGGACCGGGTGGACACGCTGCTCGACCCCGGTTCGCCCTTCCTGGAGCTGGCACCGCTGGCCGCCGAAGGGCTCTACGGCGGCGCCGCGCCGGCCGCCGGGGTGGTGGCGGGGATCGGGCGGGTGAGCGGCCGGGAGTGCGTGATCGTCGCCAACGACGCGACCGTCAAGGGCGGCACCTACTACCCGATGACCGTGAAGAAGCATCTGCGGGCCCAGGAGGTGGCGCTGGAGAACCGTCTCCCCTGCCTGTACCTCGTGGACTCCGGCGGGGCCTTCCTGCCGATGCAGGACGAGGTCTTCCCGGACCGCGACCACTTCGGCCGGATCTTCTTCAACCAGGCGCGGATGTCGGCCGCCGGCATCCCGCAGATCGCCGCGGTGATGGGTTCCTGCACGGCGGGCGGCGCGTACGTCCCCGCGATGAGCGACGAGGCCGTCATCGTGCGGAACCAGGGCACGATCTTCCTCGGTGGGCCGCCGCTGGTGAAGGCGGCGACCGGCGAGGTCGTCACGGCGGAGGAGCTGGGCGGCGGCGAGGTCCACTCCCGTACCTCCGGGGTCACCGACCACCTCGCCGAGGACGACGCGCACGCGCTGCGGATCGTCCGGAACATCGTGGCGACGCTCCCGGCGCGCGCGGAGCTGCCCTGGACGGTGCGGCCGGCCGAGGAGCCGGCGGTGGACCCGGGAGGGCTGTACGGCGCGGTGCCGGTCGACCCGCGCACCCCGTACGACGTGCGCGAGGTGATCGCCCGGGTGGTGGACGGGTCGCGGTTCGCGGAGTTCAAGGCGGAGTACGGCCAGACGCTGGTCACCGGCTTCGCGCGCGTCCACGGGCATCCGGTGGGGATCGTCGCCAACAACGGCATCCTCTTCTCCGAGTCGGCCCAGAAGGGCGCGCACTTCATCGAGGTGTGCGACCAGCGCGGCATCCCGTTGGTCTTCCTCCAGAACATCTCCGGCTTCATGGTGGGCAAGGCGTACGAGGCCGGAGGCATCGCCAAGCACGGCGCGAAGATGGTCACCGCCGTCGCCACCACCCGGGTGCCGAAGCTGACCGTCGTCGTCGGTGGTTCGTACGGGGCGGGCAACTACTCCATGTGCGGCCGGGCCTACTCCCCCCGCTTCCTGTGGATGTGGCCCAACGCCAAGATCTCGGTGATGGGCGGTGAACAGGCCGCCTCCGTCCTGGCCACGGTCAAGCGGGACCAGCTCGGGGACGCGTGGAGCGCCGAGGACGAGGAGGCGTTCAAGGCGCCGGTCCGGGCGCAGTACGAAGAGCAGGGAAACGCCTACTACGCGACGGCCCGGCTCTGGGACGACGGGGTGATCGACCCGGTGGACACGCGGCAGGTCCTCGGCCTGGCCCTGACCGCGTGCGCCAACGCCCCGCTGCCGCGGCGCGATCCGGCGGACCCCGGCTTCGGCGTCTTCCGGATGTGA
- a CDS encoding TetR/AcrR family transcriptional regulator → MSTHATARVAGATRREQILREAALLFAERGFHGVGVDEIGAAVGISGPGLYRHFPGKDAMLSELLVGISERLLTGGRLRVQEDAAAPEPSPDALLDALIEGHIDFALDDRPLITLHDRELDRLRDADRKRVRRLQREYVEIWVSVARTRYPALTEAEARVTVHAVFGLLNSTPRLARPEALPDRTATAKLLHRLARGAFAAAADGH, encoded by the coding sequence ATGAGCACCCATGCCACCGCCCGCGTCGCGGGAGCCACCCGCCGGGAGCAGATCCTCCGGGAAGCCGCGCTCCTCTTCGCCGAGCGCGGCTTCCACGGAGTCGGTGTCGACGAGATAGGCGCCGCCGTGGGCATCAGCGGCCCCGGCCTCTACCGCCACTTCCCCGGCAAGGACGCGATGCTCTCCGAACTGCTGGTCGGCATCAGCGAGCGTCTGCTGACCGGGGGCCGGCTGCGGGTCCAGGAGGACGCCGCCGCCCCCGAACCCTCGCCGGACGCCCTGCTGGACGCGCTCATCGAGGGCCACATCGACTTCGCCCTCGACGACCGCCCCCTGATCACCCTGCACGACCGCGAACTCGACCGCCTGCGCGACGCCGACCGCAAGCGGGTCCGCCGCCTCCAGCGCGAGTACGTCGAGATCTGGGTCTCCGTCGCCCGCACCCGCTACCCGGCCCTCACCGAGGCCGAGGCCCGCGTCACCGTGCACGCCGTCTTCGGCCTGCTGAACTCCACCCCGCGCCTCGCCCGCCCCGAGGCCCTGCCCGACCGCACGGCGACAGCGAAGCTGCTGCACCGCCTCGCCCGGGGCGCCTTCGCCGCCGCGGCCGACGGGCACTGA
- a CDS encoding phosphatase has translation MPIPSRAELIDQLVRTRIAGNVATPRDNNLAHYRALANGDRHYWLGLELGDRWTDEQDVLAVMAERCGVIDDPAHRFGQDTIDPELTVDALDRMAERLRKAVADTESVLVATGHPGGLLDVHRRTADALRLAGCEIVTIPAGLRADEGNVVQFAGVAVLEHGASLWHTHSPAPMAAILDALERDGRPQPDLVVADHGWAGCAGGRGLDSLGYADCNDPALFLGEAEGALRVTVPLDDNVPDPRFYDPMTAYLLDAAGVG, from the coding sequence ATGCCGATACCCAGCCGCGCCGAACTCATCGACCAACTCGTCCGTACGCGCATCGCGGGCAACGTGGCCACGCCCCGGGACAACAACCTCGCGCACTACCGGGCGCTCGCCAACGGCGACCGGCACTACTGGCTCGGGCTGGAACTCGGCGACCGCTGGACCGACGAACAGGACGTGCTCGCCGTCATGGCGGAACGCTGCGGGGTGATCGACGACCCGGCCCACCGCTTCGGCCAGGACACCATCGACCCCGAGCTGACCGTCGACGCGCTCGACCGGATGGCGGAACGGCTGCGCAAGGCCGTGGCGGACACCGAGAGCGTCCTCGTCGCGACCGGCCACCCCGGCGGCCTCCTCGACGTGCACCGCAGGACGGCGGACGCGCTGCGCCTGGCGGGGTGCGAGATCGTGACCATCCCGGCAGGGCTGCGGGCCGACGAGGGGAACGTCGTCCAGTTCGCCGGCGTCGCGGTGCTGGAACACGGCGCCTCCCTCTGGCACACCCACTCCCCGGCCCCGATGGCCGCCATCCTGGACGCTCTGGAACGCGACGGCCGCCCGCAGCCGGACCTCGTCGTCGCCGACCACGGCTGGGCCGGCTGCGCGGGCGGGCGCGGACTCGACTCCCTCGGCTACGCCGACTGCAACGACCCCGCCCTCTTCCTCGGCGAGGCGGAAGGCGCCCTCCGGGTCACGGTCCCGCTGGACGACAACGTCCCGGACCCGCGCTTCTACGACCCGATGACGGCGTACCTGCTGGACGCTGCGGGGGTGGGCTGA
- a CDS encoding NADP-dependent oxidoreductase produces MPAELPLPRTSREIRLAVTPDGLPEATHFALVETPLPQPGPGEVLVRNHHFVLFAGLRTLMGTENDGVPLPPLRGGDTVIGPAVGEVVSAPDSSPLRPGDAVTHLLGWREYAVLPADQVLPLGDELPDPVAYLAQGSAAYGALTRLTGVRPGDTVLVTGAAGAVGTLAGQIARLLGAGRVVGTTGSPAKAERLVAELGYDAVVVRGAGEFAPQLAEAAPGGIDVLLDLVGGEQLTAAVEAARPGARFALVGALSGQLDGGRGGGSAPAGIDTYRLIVKGVSVRGYTGADHPDVEAEWTRRFGAWLRSGEIRFPYTAVAGLENAPRAFQELVEGVHFGGVVVEVFS; encoded by the coding sequence ATGCCCGCAGAACTGCCCCTGCCCCGCACCTCCCGCGAGATCCGCCTCGCCGTGACGCCCGACGGGCTGCCCGAGGCCACGCACTTCGCTCTCGTGGAGACCCCGCTCCCGCAGCCCGGACCCGGCGAGGTGCTCGTCCGCAACCACCACTTCGTCCTCTTCGCCGGGCTGCGCACCCTGATGGGCACCGAGAACGACGGTGTCCCGCTGCCCCCGCTGCGCGGCGGTGACACGGTCATCGGGCCCGCCGTGGGCGAGGTCGTCTCCGCGCCGGACAGCAGCCCGCTGCGCCCGGGTGACGCCGTGACGCACCTGCTCGGCTGGCGGGAGTACGCCGTGCTCCCTGCCGATCAGGTGCTGCCGCTCGGTGACGAGCTGCCCGACCCGGTCGCGTACCTCGCGCAGGGCTCGGCCGCGTACGGGGCGCTGACCCGGCTCACCGGCGTACGCCCCGGCGACACCGTCCTGGTCACGGGGGCGGCCGGGGCGGTCGGCACGCTCGCGGGCCAGATCGCCCGGCTACTGGGCGCGGGGCGGGTCGTGGGCACCACCGGATCGCCGGCCAAGGCCGAGCGGCTGGTGGCCGAACTCGGGTACGACGCGGTCGTGGTGCGCGGCGCCGGCGAGTTCGCCCCGCAGCTCGCCGAGGCGGCGCCCGGGGGCATCGACGTCCTGCTGGACCTCGTCGGCGGCGAACAGCTCACCGCGGCGGTGGAGGCGGCCCGGCCGGGCGCCCGGTTCGCCCTCGTCGGTGCGCTCTCCGGGCAGTTGGACGGGGGGCGCGGCGGAGGCAGCGCACCCGCCGGGATCGACACGTACCGACTGATCGTGAAGGGCGTCTCGGTACGCGGCTACACCGGCGCCGACCACCCGGACGTCGAGGCGGAGTGGACCCGGCGCTTCGGCGCCTGGCTGCGCTCCGGCGAGATCCGTTTCCCGTACACCGCCGTCGCCGGACTGGAGAACGCCCCGCGCGCCTTCCAGGAACTCGTCGAAGGCGTGCATTTCGGCGGGGTCGTGGTGGAAGTGTTCTCCTGA
- a CDS encoding MerR family transcriptional regulator translates to MRIGDAAAAAGTTPRALRFYEQRGLLAPPDRTPSGQREYDAEDIARVRVVRELLAAGFTVADVHACADRLHLLTAGRPVRCTSTEPGSPGVVGQRLAALDAEIARLTHVREALARKVSGEAGP, encoded by the coding sequence ATGCGGATCGGCGACGCGGCTGCGGCGGCGGGGACGACTCCCCGGGCCCTGCGCTTCTACGAACAGCGCGGACTGCTCGCCCCGCCCGACCGCACCCCCTCCGGTCAACGGGAGTACGACGCCGAGGACATCGCCCGGGTCCGCGTCGTCCGGGAGCTCCTCGCCGCCGGCTTCACCGTGGCGGACGTCCACGCCTGCGCCGACCGCCTCCATCTGCTGACCGCCGGCCGGCCGGTGCGCTGCACCTCGACCGAGCCCGGTTCGCCCGGAGTCGTGGGACAACGGCTCGCCGCCCTGGACGCGGAGATCGCCCGCCTCACCCACGTGCGCGAGGCGCTGGCGCGGAAGGTGTCGGGGGAGGCCGGACCCTGA
- a CDS encoding cation diffusion facilitator family transporter, translating into MSADPTKNPEDPARTDEPGEDGGTGGGESTVTVVVAAAANLGIAVAKEVAGLISGSSAMLSEAAHSVADTVTEVMLLTALKRSEKPADEEHPLGYGPERYIWAMLASIATFVGGAVFSVYDGVHTLVRGEELGDPLVSYIVLAVAFLLEGYSLRTGVKQVRREAARLHSPATHYLRHTPDTAVKAVVMEDSAALVGLVLAAGGLLGGQLTGSGVWDGVASVLIGVLLVYVAWVLGRSNAQLLIGRPLPEAMRAGVRAELLTVPNIVEVLELTTLIQGPTELLIAAKIDFRDLASAADVEWACERAERQLRERFPSVKRVYLDPTPGAAQRRERERGASAG; encoded by the coding sequence ATGAGCGCCGACCCCACGAAGAACCCCGAGGACCCCGCCCGTACGGATGAGCCCGGCGAGGACGGTGGCACGGGCGGCGGCGAGTCCACCGTCACCGTCGTCGTCGCCGCCGCCGCCAACCTCGGCATCGCCGTGGCGAAGGAGGTCGCTGGGCTGATCAGCGGATCGAGCGCCATGCTCTCGGAGGCCGCGCACAGCGTCGCCGACACCGTCACCGAGGTCATGCTCCTCACCGCCCTCAAGCGCAGCGAGAAGCCGGCCGACGAGGAGCATCCGCTGGGGTACGGCCCCGAGCGCTACATCTGGGCGATGCTCGCCTCCATCGCCACCTTCGTCGGCGGTGCGGTGTTCTCCGTCTACGACGGGGTGCACACCCTCGTGCGGGGCGAGGAGCTGGGCGATCCCCTGGTCTCGTACATCGTGCTGGCCGTCGCCTTCCTGCTGGAGGGGTACTCGCTGCGGACGGGCGTCAAGCAGGTGCGGCGCGAGGCGGCGCGGCTGCACTCCCCCGCCACGCACTACCTGCGCCACACCCCGGACACCGCGGTGAAGGCGGTCGTCATGGAGGACTCGGCGGCACTCGTCGGTCTGGTCCTGGCGGCGGGCGGCCTGCTCGGCGGACAGCTGACCGGGTCCGGTGTGTGGGACGGCGTCGCCTCCGTCCTGATCGGCGTCCTGCTGGTGTACGTGGCCTGGGTGCTCGGCCGGTCCAACGCGCAGCTGCTCATCGGCCGTCCGCTGCCGGAGGCGATGCGGGCCGGGGTGCGGGCCGAACTGCTCACCGTGCCGAACATCGTCGAGGTGCTGGAGCTGACCACGCTGATCCAGGGGCCGACCGAGCTCCTGATCGCCGCGAAGATCGACTTCCGGGACCTGGCGAGCGCGGCCGACGTCGAGTGGGCCTGCGAGCGGGCGGAACGCCAGCTGCGGGAGCGCTTCCCGTCCGTGAAGCGGGTCTACCTGGACCCGACACCGGGGGCGGCGCAGCGCCGGGAGCGTGAGCGGGGCGCGTCGGCGGGGTGA
- a CDS encoding acyl-CoA thioesterase II — protein MSDALDSLLGLLDLERIERDIFRGTSRSAVVPRVFGGQVAAQALVAAGRTVPDDCGAHSLHAYFLRMGDPGAPIVYSVDRIRDGRSFTTRRVVAVQHGQPVFHLSASFQTYEEGLDHQAPMPDVPDPETLPTAAELMPRYADRFTDPGMIDRLLEARAAVDLRYVDEPPYATVGVPREPRSQVWFRTTGKLADDPLLHVCMATYVSDMTLLDSVLLAHGRGGWAVGDVVGASLDHAMWFHRPFRADEWLLYDQESPSSFGGRGLGQARIWTQDGRLAITVIQEGLIRTPRRR, from the coding sequence ATGAGCGACGCACTCGATTCCCTGCTCGGTCTGCTCGATCTGGAGCGGATCGAGCGGGACATCTTCCGGGGCACCAGCCGTTCGGCGGTGGTGCCCCGGGTGTTCGGCGGCCAGGTCGCGGCCCAGGCCCTCGTCGCGGCCGGCCGGACCGTGCCCGACGACTGCGGGGCGCACTCCCTCCACGCGTACTTCCTGCGGATGGGCGACCCGGGCGCGCCGATCGTCTACAGCGTCGACCGCATCCGTGACGGCCGGTCCTTCACCACCCGCCGGGTCGTCGCGGTGCAGCACGGACAACCGGTCTTCCACCTCTCCGCCTCCTTCCAGACGTACGAGGAAGGGCTGGACCACCAGGCGCCCATGCCGGACGTGCCGGACCCGGAGACCCTGCCGACGGCCGCGGAGCTGATGCCCCGGTACGCCGACCGCTTCACCGACCCCGGGATGATCGACCGGTTGCTCGAAGCCCGGGCGGCCGTGGACCTGCGGTACGTCGACGAGCCCCCGTACGCCACGGTCGGCGTACCCCGCGAGCCCCGCTCCCAGGTGTGGTTCCGCACCACGGGCAAGCTCGCCGACGATCCGCTGCTGCACGTCTGCATGGCGACGTACGTCTCCGACATGACGCTGCTCGACTCGGTGCTGCTGGCCCACGGGCGCGGCGGCTGGGCGGTCGGTGACGTGGTCGGCGCGAGTCTGGACCACGCGATGTGGTTCCACCGTCCGTTCCGGGCCGACGAGTGGCTGCTGTACGACCAGGAGTCCCCGTCCTCGTTCGGCGGCCGCGGACTGGGCCAGGCACGGATCTGGACGCAGGACGGGCGGCTCGCGATCACCGTGATCCAGGAAGGGCTGATCCGTACACCGAGGCGCCGCTGA
- a CDS encoding acyl-CoA dehydrogenase family protein gives MRRTVFNEDHEAFRETIRAFIEAEVVPHYDEWFTSGLVPRDFYYKLAELGVFGIEVDEEYGGAGIESFKFEAIISEETARAAVSFGGSGVHVLLCLPYLKAYATKEQKERWLPDFVTGKTMYAIAMTEPGTGSDLAGMKTTAKLSEDGTHYVLNGAKTFITGGVHADRVIVCARTDAPKADDRRHGISLLVVDTKAEGYSVGRKLDKLGLRTSDTAELSFVDVKVPVEDLLGEENKGFSYLGQNLPQERLGIAVNAYSQAKAAIRFAQSYVSERTVFGKPVASFQNTKFELAACQAEVDAAEAVVDRAIEALDAKELTAAEAASAKLFCTEVAHRVIDKCLQLHGGYGYMNEYPIARLYADNRVNRIYGGTSEVMKSIIAKSMGL, from the coding sequence GTGCGCCGTACGGTATTCAACGAGGACCACGAGGCGTTCCGGGAGACCATCCGCGCTTTCATCGAGGCCGAGGTCGTCCCCCACTACGACGAGTGGTTCACCTCCGGTCTGGTGCCGCGTGACTTCTACTACAAGCTGGCCGAGCTGGGCGTCTTCGGCATCGAGGTGGACGAGGAGTACGGCGGCGCCGGCATCGAGTCCTTCAAGTTCGAGGCGATCATCTCCGAGGAGACCGCACGTGCGGCCGTCTCCTTCGGCGGTTCCGGTGTGCACGTGCTGCTCTGCCTGCCGTACCTCAAGGCGTACGCCACGAAGGAGCAGAAGGAGCGCTGGCTCCCGGACTTCGTGACCGGCAAGACGATGTACGCCATCGCCATGACCGAGCCGGGCACCGGTTCCGACCTGGCCGGGATGAAGACGACCGCCAAGCTCTCCGAGGACGGCACGCACTACGTCCTCAACGGCGCCAAGACCTTCATCACCGGTGGTGTGCACGCGGACCGCGTGATCGTCTGTGCCCGTACGGACGCCCCGAAGGCCGACGACCGCCGTCACGGCATCTCGCTGCTGGTGGTCGACACCAAGGCCGAGGGCTACTCGGTCGGCCGCAAGCTCGACAAGCTGGGTCTGCGCACCTCGGACACCGCCGAGTTGTCGTTCGTGGACGTGAAGGTCCCGGTCGAGGACCTGCTCGGCGAGGAGAACAAGGGCTTCTCCTACCTCGGCCAGAACCTCCCGCAGGAGCGCCTGGGCATCGCGGTCAACGCGTACTCGCAGGCCAAGGCCGCCATCCGGTTCGCCCAGAGTTACGTCTCCGAGCGGACCGTCTTCGGCAAGCCGGTCGCCTCGTTCCAGAACACGAAGTTCGAACTGGCCGCCTGCCAGGCCGAGGTGGACGCGGCCGAGGCCGTCGTCGACCGGGCGATCGAGGCGCTCGACGCCAAGGAGCTGACCGCCGCCGAGGCTGCCTCCGCCAAGCTGTTCTGCACCGAGGTCGCCCACCGGGTGATCGACAAGTGCCTCCAGCTGCACGGTGGTTACGGCTACATGAACGAGTACCCGATCGCGCGTCTGTACGCGGACAACCGCGTCAACCGCATCTACGGCGGTACCAGCGAGGTCATGAAGTCCATCATCGCCAAGTCCATGGGCCTGTAG
- a CDS encoding DUF397 domain-containing protein → MAQHSFDGAPDFGRWRKSSHSGSESGSCLEVDDAHPSAVPVRDSKSPQEPPILFGAPGWSAFVAAVKDGSLSS, encoded by the coding sequence ATGGCCCAGCACTCGTTTGACGGTGCCCCCGACTTCGGCCGCTGGCGCAAGTCCTCCCACAGCGGCAGCGAGTCGGGCAGTTGCCTGGAAGTCGACGACGCCCACCCGTCGGCCGTCCCGGTCCGCGACTCCAAGTCCCCGCAGGAACCACCGATCCTCTTCGGCGCCCCGGGTTGGTCCGCCTTCGTCGCGGCGGTCAAGGACGGGTCCCTCTCCTCCTGA
- a CDS encoding helix-turn-helix transcriptional regulator: MSNTYGEWLRARREAAGHTQQQLADLAFMTRSHISHIEAGRRVPSLEDARRLDQVLNTGDVLSSFRPQEGAGVLADYFGAARHLEQQATMIREFALSYMPGILQTEAYARTVLGMGFPPLGPTACDKAVVARLERSRILEDPRSPVVWALLDEAALRRPIGGPEIMGEQIQHVIDLAESRRVRVHVIPLALGFHPLLESMLTLMWFEDQPPVAYSEGVHMGKLHDSPSVVEALQARYDLALSDALPLRESLAVLRATAKDYTHGPALV, from the coding sequence TTGAGCAATACGTACGGGGAGTGGCTGCGGGCGCGTCGCGAGGCGGCGGGGCACACCCAACAGCAATTGGCCGACCTGGCCTTCATGACCAGGTCGCACATCTCCCACATCGAGGCGGGACGGCGCGTGCCTTCGCTCGAAGACGCGCGCAGACTCGACCAAGTGCTGAACACGGGCGATGTGCTGAGCAGTTTCCGGCCCCAGGAGGGCGCGGGGGTCCTCGCCGACTACTTCGGCGCGGCGCGGCACCTGGAACAGCAGGCAACGATGATCCGCGAGTTCGCCCTGTCGTACATGCCCGGCATCCTGCAGACCGAGGCGTACGCGCGCACCGTGCTGGGCATGGGCTTTCCGCCGCTGGGGCCCACCGCTTGTGACAAAGCCGTTGTCGCACGGTTGGAGCGCTCACGCATTCTCGAGGATCCAAGATCACCCGTGGTGTGGGCCCTCCTGGACGAGGCGGCGCTACGACGTCCGATCGGAGGACCCGAAATCATGGGCGAGCAGATCCAGCACGTCATCGATCTGGCAGAGTCACGCCGCGTGCGGGTGCACGTCATTCCCCTGGCGCTCGGGTTCCACCCGCTTCTCGAGAGCATGTTGACGCTGATGTGGTTCGAGGATCAGCCACCCGTCGCCTACAGCGAGGGGGTACACATGGGAAAGCTGCACGACTCACCCTCCGTTGTCGAAGCACTCCAGGCTCGATACGATCTTGCGTTGAGCGACGCTCTGCCACTGAGGGAGTCATTGGCGGTGTTGAGGGCTACTGCGAAGGACTACACCCATGGCCCAGCACTCGTTTGA